A window from Roseburia sp. 499 encodes these proteins:
- a CDS encoding class I SAM-dependent methyltransferase: MDIDEQFNVIAKEYDINRKRFIPCFEDYYESTTKFLTSNIKAPKRVLDLGAGTGLLTSFWYKYFPESEYVLVDIADKMLEVAKERFSGLENVSYQVLDYAKELPDEAFESIISALSIHHLENTDKAELFTHIGKNN, translated from the coding sequence ATGGATATAGATGAGCAATTTAATGTGATTGCCAAGGAATATGATATTAATCGAAAAAGATTTATACCATGTTTTGAAGATTACTATGAAAGTACGACGAAATTTTTAACCTCTAATATTAAGGCACCAAAAAGAGTATTGGATTTAGGGGCAGGCACAGGGCTTTTAACGTCTTTTTGGTATAAGTATTTTCCAGAGTCAGAATACGTACTTGTAGATATTGCAGATAAGATGTTGGAGGTTGCGAAAGAACGATTTTCAGGATTGGAAAATGTATCTTATCAAGTTTTAGATTATGCCAAAGAACTTCCGGATGAAGCATTTGAGAGTATTATTTCTGCTTTATCTATTCATCATTTGGAAAATACGGATAAGGCAGAATTATTCACTCATATTGGGAAAAACAATTAA
- the leuD gene encoding 3-isopropylmalate dehydratase small subunit yields the protein MKAHGTVFKYGDNVDTDVIIPARYLNSSDPKELATHCMEDIDKDFVNNVKAGDLIVADKNFGCGSSREHAPIAIKAAGVSCVIAETFARIFYRNAINIGLPIIECPEAAKGIDAGDEVEVDFDSGIITNKTKGTSFQGQAFPEFMQKIIKAEGLINYINQK from the coding sequence ATGAAAGCACATGGAACAGTCTTTAAATATGGCGATAATGTAGATACGGATGTTATTATTCCGGCAAGATATTTAAATTCCTCTGATCCAAAGGAATTAGCAACTCATTGTATGGAAGATATCGACAAAGATTTCGTAAATAACGTAAAAGCAGGTGACTTAATCGTAGCAGATAAAAATTTTGGATGCGGTTCATCCAGAGAACATGCACCAATCGCAATCAAAGCAGCTGGAGTAAGTTGTGTAATTGCAGAGACTTTTGCTAGAATTTTTTATCGAAATGCGATTAATATCGGACTTCCAATTATTGAGTGCCCGGAAGCTGCCAAGGGAATTGATGCAGGCGATGAAGTTGAAGTGGACTTTGATAGCGGTATCATTACCAATAAGACAAAAGGAACTTCTTTCCAGGGGCAGGCATTCCCGGAATTTATGCAGAAGATTATCAAGGCAGAAGGTTTGATTAATTATATCAATCAGAAGTAA
- the leuC gene encoding 3-isopropylmalate dehydratase large subunit — protein MGMTMTQKILAAAAGLPEVKAGQLIEAELDLVLGNDITSPVAIHEMDKFSKDGVFHKDKIALVMDHFVPNKDIKSAQHCKCVREFACKHDITNYFDVGEMGIEHALLPEKGLTVAGDVIIGADSHTCTYGALGAFSTGVGSTDMAAGMATGKAWFKVPSAIKFNIVGKPSKWVSGKDVILHIIGMIGVDGALYKSMEFVGEGIKNLSMDDRFTIANMAIEAGGKNGIFPVDDVAIAYMKEHSTREFKVYEADEDAEYDEEYTIDLSTLRPTVAFPHLPENTKTIDEVGDVKIDQVVIGSCTNGRLDDLRIAAEVLHGHKVAKGVRCIVIPATQRIYLEAMEEGILKTFIEAGAVVSTPTCGPCLGGYMGILAEGERCVSTTNRNFVGRMGHVESEVYLASPAVAAASAITGKISGPQD, from the coding sequence ATGGGAATGACAATGACACAGAAGATTCTGGCGGCAGCAGCAGGACTTCCTGAGGTAAAAGCAGGACAGTTGATTGAGGCAGAGTTGGATTTAGTTCTTGGAAATGATATTACCTCTCCAGTGGCTATCCATGAAATGGATAAGTTTAGCAAAGATGGGGTATTTCATAAGGATAAAATAGCATTGGTTATGGATCATTTTGTTCCAAATAAGGACATTAAGTCTGCACAGCATTGTAAATGTGTAAGAGAATTTGCATGTAAGCATGACATTACGAATTATTTTGATGTAGGAGAAATGGGAATCGAGCATGCTCTGTTACCGGAAAAAGGTCTTACTGTAGCAGGAGATGTAATTATTGGTGCAGATTCTCATACATGTACTTATGGGGCATTGGGAGCATTTTCTACCGGAGTAGGAAGTACAGATATGGCAGCAGGTATGGCAACTGGAAAAGCATGGTTCAAGGTGCCTTCTGCTATTAAGTTTAATATTGTAGGAAAGCCTTCTAAGTGGGTGAGCGGAAAAGATGTTATCCTTCATATTATTGGAATGATTGGAGTAGACGGAGCTCTTTATAAGTCCATGGAATTTGTAGGTGAAGGAATTAAAAATCTTTCTATGGACGATCGTTTTACTATTGCAAATATGGCAATCGAAGCAGGCGGAAAAAATGGAATCTTCCCAGTAGATGATGTTGCTATTGCATATATGAAAGAGCATTCTACAAGAGAATTTAAGGTATATGAAGCAGATGAGGATGCAGAATATGACGAGGAATATACCATAGACTTAAGTACATTAAGACCAACAGTTGCATTCCCACATCTTCCGGAAAATACAAAGACAATTGACGAAGTAGGGGATGTGAAGATTGACCAGGTAGTCATCGGTTCCTGTACGAATGGTAGATTGGACGACCTTAGAATCGCAGCAGAGGTGCTTCACGGACATAAGGTAGCAAAGGGAGTGCGTTGCATCGTAATTCCGGCAACTCAGAGAATTTACTTAGAAGCAATGGAAGAAGGAATTTTAAAAACCTTTATTGAAGCAGGAGCAGTTGTAAGTACTCCAACTTGCGGACCTTGTCTGGGTGGTTACATGGGAATCCTTGCAGAAGGAGAGCGTTGTGTATCCACTACAAATCGTAACTTTGTAGGACGTATGGGACATGTAGAATCAGAAGTATATCTTGCAAGTCCGGCTGTAGCCGCAGCAAGTGCCATTACCGGTAAGATTTCCGGACCACAGGATTAA
- a CDS encoding LysR family transcriptional regulator, which translates to MNQNLSSYRIFYAVANTGNISKAAKELYISQPAISKSIQKLEDSVGVRLFDRSSRGVTLTTEGELLYSHVKSAFETLTLGEEKLRRSIELGVGHLTIGVSSTLCKYILLPYLKDFIKKYPHINISISCHSTNQTLALLEDGKLDVGLIGKPENPRTIDFYCLREIEDIFVATDDYLHILKLRGVEADQILQNSTLMLLDKENMTRQYIDDYFQNNHIVIQDTIEVSNMDLLIEMSKISLGVGCVIRDFVKEELETGVLKEIPLGIPIHKREIGFAYNQNVRVSKSLEHFIDFYESYQI; encoded by the coding sequence ATGAATCAGAACTTATCTTCTTACCGGATTTTTTATGCAGTTGCCAATACCGGAAATATATCAAAGGCTGCCAAGGAATTGTACATTAGCCAACCAGCTATCAGCAAATCCATCCAGAAGTTGGAAGACAGTGTAGGTGTACGACTCTTTGACCGAAGTTCCAGAGGGGTTACGTTGACTACAGAAGGAGAACTTCTCTACTCTCATGTAAAATCTGCCTTTGAAACCCTTACCCTTGGGGAAGAAAAACTACGCCGTTCTATTGAACTTGGAGTAGGACATCTTACTATCGGAGTAAGCTCTACTTTATGCAAATATATTTTACTTCCTTATTTAAAAGATTTTATAAAAAAGTACCCACACATCAATATTTCTATTTCCTGTCACTCTACCAATCAAACTCTGGCTCTTTTAGAAGACGGAAAACTGGATGTAGGATTAATCGGAAAACCGGAAAATCCAAGAACAATTGATTTTTATTGTCTGCGGGAAATTGAAGATATTTTTGTAGCTACAGATGATTATTTACATATTTTAAAGCTTCGTGGAGTAGAAGCAGATCAAATTTTACAGAATTCTACTCTCATGCTGTTAGATAAGGAAAATATGACTCGCCAATATATTGATGACTATTTTCAGAATAATCATATTGTAATACAAGATACCATTGAAGTTTCTAATATGGACCTTCTCATTGAAATGTCCAAAATCAGTCTTGGCGTAGGATGTGTGATTCGTGACTTTGTAAAAGAAGAGTTGGAAACCGGTGTACTAAAAGAGATTCCACTAGGGATTCCAATTCATAAACGTGAGATTGGCTTTGCTTATAATCAAAACGTAAGAGTTTCTAAATCTCTGGAACACTTTATTGATTTTTATGAAAGTTATCAGATATAA
- the ilvC gene encoding ketol-acid reductoisomerase codes for MAAKIFYQEDCNLSLLEGKTIAVIGYGSQGHAHALNLKDSGCHVIIGLYKGSKSWAKAEAQGFEVYTADEAAKKADIIMILINDELQADMYKRDIEPNLEAGNMLMFAHGFNIHFGAIVPPKDVDVTMIAPKGPGHTVRSEYQAGKGVPCLIAVEQDATGKAQEIALAYALGIGGARAGVLETTFRTETETDLFGEQAVLCGGVCALMQAGFETLVEAGYDPRNAYFECIHEMKLIVDLIYQSGFEGMRYSISNTAEYGDYITGPKIITEDTKKAMKKVLTDIQDGTFAKDFLLDMSPAGRQVHFKAMRKRAAEHPAEEVGKEVRKLYSWNNEEDKLINN; via the coding sequence ATGGCAGCAAAAATATTTTATCAGGAAGATTGTAACCTTTCATTATTAGAAGGAAAAACAATCGCAGTTATTGGTTATGGTAGCCAGGGACATGCACATGCATTAAACTTAAAGGATTCCGGATGCCATGTCATCATTGGTCTTTATAAAGGAAGTAAGTCCTGGGCAAAGGCAGAAGCACAGGGATTTGAAGTATATACTGCTGATGAAGCAGCTAAAAAGGCAGACATTATCATGATTCTTATCAATGATGAATTACAGGCAGATATGTACAAGAGAGACATAGAGCCAAACTTAGAGGCAGGAAACATGTTAATGTTTGCACATGGTTTCAATATTCATTTCGGAGCTATCGTACCTCCTAAGGACGTAGACGTTACCATGATTGCACCAAAGGGACCAGGACACACTGTAAGAAGTGAGTATCAGGCAGGCAAAGGTGTTCCATGTCTTATCGCTGTAGAGCAGGATGCAACTGGAAAGGCTCAGGAAATCGCTTTAGCATATGCACTTGGTATTGGTGGAGCAAGAGCTGGTGTTTTGGAAACAACTTTCAGAACAGAGACAGAAACAGACTTATTTGGTGAGCAGGCAGTTCTTTGCGGTGGTGTTTGTGCATTGATGCAGGCTGGTTTCGAAACATTAGTAGAAGCTGGATATGACCCAAGAAATGCTTACTTTGAATGTATCCATGAAATGAAGTTAATCGTAGACCTGATTTATCAGTCAGGATTTGAAGGAATGAGATATTCTATCTCCAATACAGCAGAGTATGGTGATTATATCACAGGACCTAAGATTATCACAGAAGATACTAAGAAGGCTATGAAGAAAGTATTAACAGATATCCAGGATGGTACTTTTGCAAAAGACTTCTTATTAGATATGTCTCCAGCTGGACGTCAGGTTCACTTCAAGGCTATGAGAAAGAGAGCAGCAGAGCATCCGGCAGAAGAAGTTGGTAAAGAAGTTCGTAAATTGTATAGCTGGAACAACGAAGAAGATAAGTTAATCAATAACTAA
- the ilvN gene encoding acetolactate synthase small subunit has translation MGRQALSMLVENTPNVLSHVSGLFSRRGYNIDSITAGVTADPRFTRITIVSSGDEMILEQIEKQLAKLEDVIDIKKLQEGNSVCRELILIKIGVKPSERQPVISIAEIFKAKIVDVTNDSMMIELIGQQSKLDAFLELLGDYEILELARTGITGLNRGTSDVKMFD, from the coding sequence ATGGGAAGACAGGCATTATCTATGTTGGTTGAGAATACACCCAATGTACTCAGCCATGTATCCGGGCTTTTTAGCCGCAGAGGATATAATATTGACAGTATCACAGCCGGAGTTACGGCAGATCCAAGATTTACAAGAATTACTATTGTTTCCAGTGGAGACGAGATGATTTTAGAGCAAATCGAAAAACAGCTTGCGAAGCTTGAAGATGTCATTGATATTAAGAAGTTGCAGGAAGGAAATTCTGTATGTAGGGAGCTGATTTTAATTAAGATAGGTGTGAAACCTTCGGAACGTCAGCCGGTGATTTCCATAGCAGAGATTTTTAAGGCAAAGATTGTTGATGTTACCAATGATTCTATGATGATAGAATTAATTGGACAGCAGAGTAAGTTAGATGCATTTTTAGAGTTGCTCGGAGATTATGAGATTCTGGAGTTGGCAAGAACCGGTATTACAGGATTGAACCGAGGAACATCGGATGTAAAGATGTTCGATTGA
- a CDS encoding ATP-binding cassette domain-containing protein — MVYLDYITFPTADEEFDFFLAQKRTCYDSFYPFQVLSKKGFRRIDFEPITILYGGNGSGKTTALNVIAQKIGAQRESVYNRSNFFEEYLERCFFEWGSEMPDNRMIITSDDVFDYMLNIRTLNSGIDQKREDMFKEYLEAKYSHFQMKSIEDYEKLRKVNMARSKTQSKYVRNQLIDNVREQSNGESALMYFTEKIKENAMYLLDEPENSLSAENQLKLQKFLEDSARFFNCQFVIATHSPFLLSMKGAKIYDMDEEVVDVKKWTELENVRIYYDFFKSHEAEFEE, encoded by the coding sequence GTGGTATATTTAGATTATATTACATTTCCTACAGCGGATGAGGAATTCGATTTTTTCTTAGCGCAAAAAAGGACTTGTTATGATAGCTTTTATCCTTTTCAGGTATTGTCTAAAAAGGGATTTCGTCGGATTGATTTTGAACCCATCACAATTTTATATGGTGGAAATGGCTCTGGAAAGACCACAGCTTTAAATGTCATCGCCCAGAAAATAGGGGCACAGAGAGAATCCGTGTATAACCGTTCTAATTTTTTTGAGGAATATCTGGAACGGTGTTTTTTTGAGTGGGGCAGTGAAATGCCGGATAATCGTATGATTATTACCAGTGATGATGTGTTTGACTATATGCTGAATATTCGTACACTAAACAGTGGAATTGACCAGAAGCGTGAGGACATGTTCAAAGAGTATCTGGAGGCAAAATATTCTCATTTTCAGATGAAGTCCATAGAGGATTACGAAAAGCTGAGAAAGGTAAATATGGCACGTAGCAAAACCCAGTCAAAATACGTTAGAAACCAATTGATAGACAATGTGAGAGAACAATCTAATGGAGAAAGTGCCTTGATGTATTTTACGGAGAAAATCAAGGAAAATGCAATGTATTTATTAGACGAACCGGAAAACAGCTTGTCTGCAGAGAATCAGTTAAAGTTACAGAAGTTTCTGGAAGATTCCGCCAGATTTTTTAATTGCCAGTTTGTAATTGCAACTCATTCGCCCTTTTTGTTATCGATGAAGGGGGCGAAGATATACGATATGGATGAAGAAGTGGTAGATGTGAAAAAGTGGACAGAACTGGAAAATGTCCGTATTTATTACGATTTTTTCAAGAGTCACGAAGCGGAGTTTGAAGAATGA